One region of Juglans microcarpa x Juglans regia isolate MS1-56 chromosome 7S, Jm3101_v1.0, whole genome shotgun sequence genomic DNA includes:
- the LOC121241090 gene encoding UBP1-associated protein 2B-like, producing MAKKRKLRPSDPEPTKVPEAEPQEEQSQEATVPVEEEQLQSEPEQIQGGDAPQEQQEDMAVEDSKEEEHEEPREEEQKEVGGKELGGEQEEHENLDALKEAQPVTANGTEVKDEEEEDDEDDDEEPVENLLETFSKDQLLTLIKKAVDKHPDLIEGVRELADADPAHRKIFVHGLGWDTTAENLISVFGSYGEIEDCKAVTDRVSGKSKGYAFILFKHRSGARKALRQPQKQIGNRTTSCQLASSGPVPTPPPVTPPVSEYTQRKIFVSNVSAEVDTNKLLDFFKQYGEIEDGPLGLDKQTGKPKGFALFVYKTTDSAKKALEEPHKNFEGHTLHCQKAIDGPKQKHYHQQPPFPHHQHSHYHSRKEKNKYSSAGASGPGHGHLMAPSGPAIGFNPTQGLNPVLGQALSTLLATQGAGLGLGNLLGGLGGAPVNQAGPPAGYGNQAGGGYGNQPLMQGGYQNPQMGQSSAVRPHPGSGPPYMGH from the coding sequence ATGGCCAAGAAGCGCAAGCTGCGACCCTCTGACCCCGAGCCCACCAAAGTCCCCGAAGCCGAGCCACAAGAAGAACAGTCACAGGAGGCAACTGTCCCTGTAGAAGAGGAACAACTCCAATCCGAGCCAGAGCAAATCCAGGGAGGAGACGCGCCCCAGGAGCAACAAGAGGACATGGCTGTGGAAGATTCCAAAGAAGAGGAACACGAGGAGCCCCGGGAAGAGGAACAAAAAGAAGTAGGAGGAAAAGAATTGGGAGGAGAGCAAGAAGAGCACGAAAACCTGGATGCCTTAAAAGAAGCCCAACCCGTAACAGCAAATGGAACCGAGGTAAAAGACGAAGAGGAGGAGGACGACGAAGACGATGACGAGGAACCTGTGGAGAACCTTCTCGAAACCTTCTCGAAGGATCAACTTCTAACCCTCATTAAAAAGGCAGTGGACAAGCACCCGGACTTGATCGAGGGCGTGCGCGAGCTGGCTGACGCCGATCCGGCCCACCGCAAGATCTTCGTCCACGGCCTCGGCTGGGACACCACGGCTGAAAACCTAATCTCTGTCTTTGGCAGTTACGGTGAGATCGAGGATTGCAAGGCCGTCACAGACCGCGTCTCCGGCAAATCCAAGGGCTACGCATTTATCCTTTTTAAGCACCGCAGCGGAGCCCGCAAGGCCCTCCGGCAGCCTCAGAAGCAGATTGGTAATCGCACCACCTCCTGCCAGCTTGCCTCCTCAGGACCCGTCCCAACCCCACCGCCTGTAACCCCTCCGGTCTCGGAGTACACCCAGCGTAAGATTTTTGTGAGCAATGTATCGGCCGAGGTCGATACTAATAAGCTGCTCGACTTCTTTAAGCAGTATGGGGAGATTGAGGACGGCCCATTGGGGCTTGATAAGCAGACTGGGAAGCCTAAGGGTTTCGCTCTTTTCGTGTACAAGACCACAGATAGTGCGAAGAAGGCTTTGGAAGAGCCCCATAAGAACTTTGAGGGGCATACATTGCATTGCCAGAAGGCTATAGATGGTCCTAAACAAAAACATTATCACCAACAACCACCCTTTCCTCATCATCAGCACTCGCATTACCATTCTAGAAAGGAGAAGAATAAGTATTCCTCGGCCGGTGCGAGTGGGCCTGGCCATGGGCATTTGATGGCACCGTCAGGCCCCGCGATAGGGTTCAATCCAACACAGGGACTGAACCCGGTTCTGGGTCAGGCCTTGTCTACATTGCTTGCTACCCAGGGAGCTGGTTTGGGGCTCGGTAATCTGCTTGGTGGTCTTGGTGGCGCCCCTGTGAACCAGGCGGGGCCACCAGCAGGATATGGGAATCAGGCTGGAGGGGGCTATGGGAACCAGCCACTGATGCAGGGTGGATATCAGAATCCACAAATGGGGCAGAGCAGTGCTGTTAGGCCTCACCCGGGCAGCGGTCCACCATACATGGGTCATTAG